A genomic stretch from Setaria viridis chromosome 1, Setaria_viridis_v4.0, whole genome shotgun sequence includes:
- the LOC117859788 gene encoding uncharacterized protein At1g08160, whose protein sequence is MAEPRRTRPSTFRCAAATLLAVAVVVVIVVLLWLFLHPSKLVLSVDHASTTGFNFTAAGGLAGAFDLTLRAFNPNERAGVSYRWLDVGVWYNGTYLAGAHAPGFTQSPEDETRVDVAARAAPDAWTLPRDVQEGIKRERTAGKLTVDVHVVAKVRFRYGVVRTRKYTVRASCPAVAIDFASPTSFHRVPCYVHI, encoded by the coding sequence ATGGCGGAGCCCAGGCGCACACGGCCGTCGACGTTCcggtgcgcggcggcgacgctgctggcggtggcggtcgtcgtcgtcatcgtcgtcctcctctgGCTCTTCCTCCACCCGTCCAAGCTCGTCCTCTCCGTCGACCACGCCTCCACGACGGGCTTCAACTtcacggccgccggcgggctCGCGGGCGCGTTCGACCTCACCCTGCGCGCCTTCAACCCGAACGAGCGCGCGGGCGTGTCCTACCGCTGGCTCGACGTCGGGGTGTGGTACAACGGCACGTacctcgccggcgcccacgCGCCGGGGTTCACCCAGTCGCCGGAGGACGAGACGCGGGTCGACGTCGCCGCCCGGGCGGCGCCCGACGCTtggacgctgccgcgggacgtCCAGGAGGGCATCAAGAGGGAGCGCACGGCCGGGAAGCTGACGGTGGACGTGCACGTCGTCGCCAAGGTGAGGTTCCGGTACGGCGTGGTGAGGACGCGCAAGTACACCGTGCGCGCCAGCTGCCCGGCGGTGGCCATCGACTTCGCGTCGCCGACCTCGTTCCACCGGGTGCCCTGCTACGTGCACATCTGA
- the LOC117837114 gene encoding purine-uracil permease NCS1 produces the protein MAMSMAMSKAITARHATHLQHRLVASSSQAAPRLPLLPRRPSLALTVASPPRRLLPASPRSSSSESDLAPTPPSERTMTAWDLASLWVGLVVGVPSYYLAGSLVDLGMSALQGVATVAFANLIVLVTLVLTAAPAVTHGLPFPVLARAAFGVRGAHVPAVIRALVGCGWFGIESWIGGRAIFLLLPSRLKSYQPLLAPVPGLGAAPLEFACFLAFWAAQLGVIMRGMEGIRKLEKFAAPVLFVLTSALLAWAYTSAGGFGRILSLPPRLTGAEFRKVFFPSLTANISFWATVAINIPDFARYARSQADQVLGQAGLPVFMGMFTFAGLAITSATEAIFGHVVSDPIELLGRIGGPVTTFLAIFGIGLATITTNIAANVVAPANALVSMSPRRFTFAKGALVTALLGIAFQPWRLLSSSESFVYTWLLGYSALMGPIGGVILADHYIVRRTALDVDALYSEDSGSPYYFQNGFNVAAMAAMAAGVAPIVPGFLQKVGVLPSVSKAFATAYNNAWFVSFFVAGAVYCLLCGRGGVQAKQHSN, from the coding sequence ATGGCCATGTCCATGGCGATGTCCAAGGCCATCACCGCGCGCCATGCGACCCATTTGCAGCACCGCCTCGTGGCGTCGAGCTCCCAGGCAGCGCCACGGCTGCCACTTCTCCCGCGCAGGCCGAGCCTCGCGCTCACGGTGGCCTCGCCCCCGCGGCGACTCCTACCGGCGAGCCCCAGGTCCTCGTCGAGTGAGTCGGACCTAGCCCCCACTCCGCCGTCGGAACGCACCATGACGGCGTGGGACCTAGCTAGCCTCTGGGTTGGGCTCGTCGTCGGCGTGCCGTCCTATTACCTCGCCGGCAGCCTCGTTGACCTCGGCATGTCCGCGCTCCAGGGCGTCGCCACTGTGGCATTCGCCAACCTCATCGTCCTCGTCACGCTCGTCCTCACAGCAGCGCCGGCGGTCACCCACGGCCTTCCGTTCCCGGtgctcgcgcgcgccgcctTCGGCGTCCGCGGCGCGCACGTCCCGGCCGTCATCCGCGCGCTCGTCGGCTGCGGGTGGTTCGGCATCGAGTCATGGATCGGGGGACGCGCCATCTTCCTGCTCCTTCCGTCCCGGCTCAAGTCGTACCAGCCGCTGCTCGCGCCGGTTCCCGGCCTCGGCGCGGCGCCGCTCGAGTTCGCGTGCTTCCTCGCGTTCTGGGCCGCGCAGCTCGGCGTCATCATGCGCGGCATGGAGGGCATCCGCAAGCTCGAGAAGTTCGCGGCGCCGGTGCTCTTCGTCCTCACCTCCGCGCTGCTGGCCTGGGCCTACACTTCCGCCGGTGGATTCGGGCGCATCCTGTCGCTGCCGCCTAGGCTGACAGGCGCCGAGTTCAGGAAGGTCTTCTTCCCGTCGCTCACCGCGAACATCAGCTTCTGGGCGACGGTGGCCATCAACATCCCGGACTTCGCGCGGTACGCGCGGAGCCAGGCGGACCAGGTGCTCGGCCAGGCCGGGCTGCCAGTGTTCATGGGAATGTTCACCTTTGCCGGGCTCGCCATCACCTCCGCCACCGAGGCCATCTTCGGCCACGTTGTCTCCGACCCGATCGAGCTCctcgggcgcatcggagggcCGGTGACGACGTTTCTTGCCATCTTCGGCATCGGCCTCGCGACCATCACGACCAACATTGCCGCCAACGTCGTCGCGCCGGCGAACGCGCTGGTCAGCATGAGCCCCCGCAGGTTCACGTTCGCCAAGGGGGCGCTCGTCACCGCGCTGCTCGGCATCGCGTTCCAGCCGTGGCGGCTGCTCAGCTCCAGCGAGAGCTTCGTCTACACATGGCTGCTCGGCTACTCGGCGCTCATGGGTCCCATCGGAGGGGTCATCCTCGCCGACCACTACATCGTGCGGCGCACCGCTCTAGACGTCGACGCGCTGTACTCGGAGGACAGCGGCAGCCCTTACTACTTCCAGAATGGCTTCAACgtcgcggcgatggcggcgatggCAGCCGGAGTTGCGCCTATCGTGCCGGGATTCCTGCAAAAAGTTGGGGTCCTGCCGAGTGTCTCGAAGGCATTTGCCACGGCGTACAACAATGCCTGGTTCGTCAGCTTTTTCGTCGCCGGTGCCGTCTACTGTCTGCTCTGCGGCCGGGGAGGGGTACAAGCGAAACAACACAGCAATTGA
- the LOC117837210 gene encoding acyl-CoA-binding domain-containing protein 6: MLEAKSESAEAVSFAACAGHSLIPWGNKILCLAGHSREPTESLSVKEFDPQTCTWSSLRTYGSSPSSRGGQSVTLVGDTLVVFGGEGHGRSLLNDLHILDLETMTWDEFETT, translated from the exons ATGCTGGAAGCTAAATCAGAATCAGCTGAAGCAGTCTCATTTGCTGCATGTGCTGGTCATTCACTG ATTCCATGGGGAAATAAGATCCTATGTCTTGCAGGACATAGCAGGGAACCTACAGAAAGTCTCAGTG TTAAAGAGTTTGATCCACAAACCTGCACTTGGTCTTCCCTGCGTACTTATGGAAGCTCACCG AGCTCACGTGGTGGTCAATCAGTGACTCTTGTTGGCGACACTTTGGTTGTGTTTGGCGGGGAAGGTCATGGGAGATCACTTCTAAATGATCTGCACATTCTTGATCTTGAGACCATGACTTGGGATGAATTTGAGACCACGTAA
- the LOC117856016 gene encoding zinc finger BED domain-containing protein RICESLEEPER 2-like encodes MRELPHMPKAICKYCGTKLTANRKSSTNSLRTHIAEHCPTIPSDDRNKFVATMKKKPVDGSFTFNQQRSRDLMIAWCVRADVAFNKFDDEGFEPWMESLQPAFRCIGRQMIRNECVAKFERAKIELRSELQSLNSRICFTSDLWTSNQKLGYICVTAHYIGPDFVLKKKIIAFKDLKYPHTGVAIEEAITTVLTDYGIKEKMFTITLDNAANNKAACDLLQESGKSDMLFGGEHLLVRCCAHILNILVQDGMNIVSAVIELIRDLIRHINSSPSHIQDFNEIAQRECLAAKAGLVLDVPNRWNSTHAMIMEAVKYKIVLKRYAQANQQPFPTEEEFSKVEYIGEFLGVFEETTRAFSADRYATSHMFLDNVLCIHQTLNSPEWYKDEVIADLAKAMERKFDKYWNGNYNMVLVICSILDPRTKVDFLDFFYEKVCMNFIDIDLSKNQAKEWLRLYFRKYEEVIKQNDTNVVSQTVLGKRRLEQEFAEYRHQRRGTWIEKSELDAYLDEPPVRTDENFEILTWWKTNSNKYPMLSAMARDFLAIPLSTVSSESAFSLSGRILSDNRSSMTPETLEALVCCKDWLYKYPTNEAT; translated from the exons ATGAGGGAGCTGCCCCACATGCCCAAAGCAATTTGCAAGTACTGTGGAACAAAGTTGACTGCAAACAGAAAATCAAGTACAAACAGCCTTCGAACTCACATTGCGGAGCATTGCCCCACAATCCCTAGTGATGATAGGAACAAATTTGTCGCTACAATGAAGAAAAAGCCTGTAGATGGTTCATTCACCTTTAATCAACAGAGAAGTCGTGACTTGATGATTGCATGGTGTGTTAGAGCTGATGTAGCATTCAATaagtttgatgatgaagggtttGAGCCTTGGATGGAGTCATTGCAACCTGCATTTAGATGCATAGGGCGACAAATGATTCGTAATGAATGTGTTGCTAAGTTTGAGAGAGCAAAGATAGAATTACGAAGTGAACTTCAGAGTCTTAACTCTCGCATTTGCTTCACATCTGATCTTTGGACATCAAACCAAAAGTTGGGATATATTTGTGTGACAGCTCACTATATTGGCCCTGAttttgttttgaagaaaaagataattGCATTTAAGGATCTGAAGTATCCACATACGGGTGTAGCTATTGAGGAAGCCATTACAACTGTTCTGACAGATTATGGTATCAAAGAGAAGATGTTTACCATCACACTCGACAATGCAGCAAATAACAAGGCAGCTTGTGATCTTTTGCAAGAAAGCGGAAAGTCTGACATGTTATTTGGTGGTGAGCatcttcttgttagatgttgtGCTCATATACTCAACATTCTTGTCCAAGATGGTATGAACATTGTTAGTGCTGTGATAGAGTTGATAAGAGATCTGATTAGGCACATTAACTCATCACCATCACATATCCAGGATTTCAATGAGATAGCTCAAAGGGAATGTCTTGCTGCAAAGGCTGGTTTAGTCCTTGATGTTCCCAACCGTTGGAACTCAACCCATGCCATGATTATGGAGGCAGTAAAGTACAAGATCGTCTTGAAGCGATATGCCCAAGCAAATCAGCAACCATTTCCAACTGAAGAAGAGTTTAGCAAAGTTGAATATATTGGTGagtttcttggagtttttgaagAAACTACCAGGGCGTTCTCAGCTGATAGATACGCTACTTCCCACATGTTCCTGGATAATGTGCTTTGTATCCATCAAACTCTAAATAGTCCAGAATGGTACAAGGATGAGGTTATCGCAGATTTGGCAAAAGCAATGGAGAGGAAATTTGATAAGTATTGGAATGGAAATTACAATATGGTCCTTGTTATTTGCAGCATACTTGATCCAAGAACAAAAGTTGACTTcttagacttcttttatgagaaGGTGTGCATGAACTTTATTGACATTGACTTGAGCAAAAATCAGGCTAAAGAGTGGCTTCGCCTATATTTCAGGAAGTATGAAGAGGTTATTAAACAAAATGATACAAATGTAGTATCACAAACTG TTCTTGGAAAAAGAAGACTAGAACAAGAATTTGCTGAATATAGGCATCAGAGGAGAGGGACTTGGATTGAAAAATCAGAACTTGATGCATATCTAGATGAACCACCAGTGAGAAcagatgaaaattttgaaattctGACTTGGTGGAAGACAAACTCCAACAAGTACCCTATGCTGTCAGCGATGGCACGCGATTTCTTAGCAATTCCACTCAGCACCGTTTCTTCTGAATCAGCATTCAGCTTGAGTGGTCGGATTCTTAGTGACAATCGAAGCTCAATGACACCAGAAACTCTTGaagctttggtctgttgcaaaGATTGGCTGTACAAGTATCCCACCAATGAAG CCACCTGA